The following proteins are co-located in the Apium graveolens cultivar Ventura chromosome 5, ASM990537v1, whole genome shotgun sequence genome:
- the LOC141659993 gene encoding uncharacterized protein LOC141659993, which translates to MLAKQSWRLMVESNPLVSEFMKARYYPKTDFMNASLGPNPSYLWRSLLQTQDVLKQGMKKKIGNGLSTMAWKVPWLSDLEDGFIETEAYEQLQHAKVQALLDESQKVWDVEIISDLFNERDKNLILQIPIPVREKEDSWYWALEDKGEFSVKSCYRKLRGNYDCVNRLLWRKIWNLKLPGKIINFLWRACVNVLPTTVALQSRRVIISTNCPWCHEAAEDAVHVLFQCSIAKEVWCSVGLYDVIRSVTNESVMTIIHGVSNVCTNEQFLMIGLICWSLWSRRNKWVWERVNMSVFGIKAMALNLLADWNRAQLTEGKHHSSTNGCSRTWVKPPEEWIKINIDASYHSGGNKIGVGCVIRDSRGLFLRARTNCRRGTTQVREAEAYSLWEAIEWVKNWRTTKCIFETDSTLLVDAFQRDRGRSNFDTIVEACSDSLKHFEEVLIVFASRSANRVAHSLAQVFNSMPGPMEWLSAAPDFISCNLDLDII; encoded by the coding sequence ATGTTGGCTAAACAATCGTGGAGATTAATGGTGGAAAGTAACCCTCTGGTTAGTGAATTCATGAAGGCACGCTACTATCCAAAAACAGATTTTATGAATGCTTCGCTTGGTCCGAATCCGAGTTACCTTTGGAGGAGTCTTTTACAAACTCAAGATGTGTTGAAACAGGGAATGAAAAAGAAAATTGGTAATGGTTTATCAACAATGGCGTGGAAGGTACCGTGGCTTTCTGATTTAGAAGATGGATTTATTGAAACGGAAGCATACGAGCAATTGCAGCATGCAAAGGTTCAAGCTTTACTGGATGAAAGTCAAAAAGTATGGGACGTAGAGATTATATCAGACTTGTTCAATGAGCGTGATAAAAATCTAATTTTGCAGATACCAATTCCTGTTAGAGAAAAAGAGGATTCGTGGTACTGGGCGCTGGAGGATAAGGGAGAATTTTCTGTTAAAAGCTGTTATAGAAAGCTTCGAGGGAATTATGATTGTGTGAATCGTTTGTTATGGAGGAAGATTTGGAATTTGAAATTACCGgggaaaataataaattttttgtGGAGAGCTTGTGTGAATGTCTTGCCAACGACAGTTGCCTTGCAAAGTAGAAGAGTCATAATTTCTACAAATTGCCCCTGGTGCCATGAAGCTGCAGAGGATGCGGTGCATGTGTTGTTTCAATGTAGTATTGCTAAGGAGGTCTGGTGCTCCGTTGGGCTCTATGATGTAATCAGAAGTGTGACTAATGAGTCTGTCATGACAATTATCCATGGGGTAAGTAATGTCTGTACTAACGAGCAGTTCCTTATGATAGGATTAATTTGTTGGAGCTTATGGTCGAGGAGAAACAAATGGGTGTGGGAGAGAGTAAATATGTCAGTGTTTGGGATTAAAGCAATGGCTCTTAATTTACTGGCAGATTGGAATCGGGCTCAACTTACAGAGGGCAAGCATCACAGTAGTACTAATGGGTGTAGCAGAACATGGGTGAAGCCACCGGAGGAATGGATTAAAATCAACATTGATGCATCTTATCATTCAGGAGGTAATAAAATTGGAGTTGGTTGTGTGATCAGAGACAGTAGGGGGCTGTTTCTTCGGGCTAGAACAAACTGTCGTCGTGGTACTACGCAGGTGAGAGAAGCAGAGGCGTATAGTCTCTGGGAAGCTATAGAATGGGTGAAGAATTGGCGAACAACAAAGTGCATTTTTGAAACAGATTCCACGTTACTGGTGGATGCATTTCAGAGGGATCGAGGACGATCGAACTTCGACACTATTGTTGAAGCGTGTAGTGATAGTCTTAAACACTTTGAGGAAGTGCTAATCGTGTTTGCTAGTAGATCTGCGAATAGGGTAGCTCATAGCTTGGCTCAGGTTTTCAATTCTATGCCAGGTCCTATGGAGTGGCTTAGTGCAGCTCCGGATTTTATTTCATGTAACCTTGATTTGGATATAATTTAA